One Streptomyces sp. RPA4-2 genomic window carries:
- a CDS encoding PfkB family carbohydrate kinase, whose translation MIASDGERPYCQAHVDPLAGLRTSQDPPWDVYLTGTVFLDIVFTGLDSAPVRGTESWARGMGSSPGGVANMATALARLGLKTSLAAAFGDDHYGEYCWDALEQGEGIDLSPSRTVSGWHSPVTVSMAYEGERTMVSHGHEPPPVETAPEHAPRARAAVASLAPGTRAQWIAESARAGTRIFADVGWDDTGRWDLAGLADLEHCEAFLPNAEEAMRYTGARCPRAAAHALAEHVPLAVVTLGSEGAYAVDGRTGETAAVPAIDVEALDPTGAGDVFVAGFVMGTLADWPLADRLAFAGLTAALSVQEFGGSLSAPGWSEIAAWWRRVQSVDDQDPAALRRYAFLEGLLPEVTRPWPLRRAVPTIGFGRSV comes from the coding sequence GTGATCGCGTCCGACGGAGAGCGACCGTACTGCCAGGCCCACGTCGACCCGCTCGCCGGTCTGCGCACCTCCCAGGACCCGCCCTGGGACGTCTACCTCACCGGCACCGTCTTCCTCGACATCGTGTTCACGGGGCTCGACTCGGCCCCGGTGCGCGGGACGGAGTCCTGGGCGCGCGGCATGGGGTCGAGCCCCGGCGGGGTGGCGAACATGGCGACGGCGCTGGCCCGGCTCGGCCTGAAGACCTCCCTCGCCGCGGCCTTCGGGGACGACCACTACGGCGAGTACTGCTGGGACGCCCTGGAGCAGGGCGAGGGCATCGACCTCTCCCCGTCGCGCACCGTCTCCGGCTGGCACTCGCCGGTCACCGTGTCCATGGCCTACGAGGGCGAGCGGACGATGGTCAGCCACGGGCACGAGCCGCCGCCGGTGGAGACCGCCCCGGAACACGCCCCCCGCGCGCGGGCCGCCGTCGCCTCCCTGGCCCCCGGCACGCGCGCCCAGTGGATCGCCGAGTCCGCGCGCGCGGGCACCCGGATCTTCGCGGACGTCGGCTGGGACGACACCGGCCGCTGGGACCTCGCGGGCCTCGCGGACCTCGAACACTGCGAGGCGTTCCTGCCGAACGCCGAGGAGGCGATGCGCTACACCGGCGCGCGCTGCCCGCGGGCCGCGGCGCACGCGCTGGCCGAGCACGTACCGCTGGCCGTCGTCACCCTCGGTTCCGAGGGCGCCTACGCCGTGGACGGCCGCACCGGCGAGACCGCCGCGGTCCCGGCCATCGACGTCGAGGCCCTCGACCCCACCGGTGCCGGGGACGTCTTCGTCGCCGGTTTCGTGATGGGCACCCTCGCGGACTGGCCGCTCGCCGACCGCCTCGCCTTCGCCGGCCTCACCGCCGCCCTGTCCGTCCAGGAGTTCGGCGGCTCCCTCTCGGCCCCCGGCTGGTCCGAGATCGCGGCCTGGTGGCGCCGCGTCCAGTCCGTCGACGACCAGGATCCGGCGGCACTGCGCCGGTACGCCTTCCTGGAGGGCCTGCTGCCGGAGGTGACACGGCCGTGGCCGCTGCGGCGGGCGGTGCCGACGATCGGGTTCGGGCGGTCGGTGTGA